In Acidaminococcus timonensis, one DNA window encodes the following:
- a CDS encoding AAA family ATPase, whose amino-acid sequence MRPQILTMTAFGPYAGVETIDFTQLGDKRFFLITGPTGSGKTTILDAITFALYGTPSGDLRDNRSLRSDYATPDQKTEVKFRFTNQDRTFEVTRTPEQVLNKQRGEGTRTVPAGASLVELLPAGERKVLGTTNNTVTRAVESLLGFQARQFRQLMVLPQGEFRRFLVADSKERKGILETLFKTGQYSALEDALDARAKALKKQYEDCRSRYDLLLESAQVEKTEELEQRLEKEKAENKTLAAQAQKAQQAASTALTALQQARQLAQLFQDRKSCQKRQAAMAAQEPAMVELKKKLAWLEEAQKIHSIYDRTRKAKNQLDTADEILKKARAEETTSRQTLQQLLAAATQDHTQALQEQVVRVREQLARMTAVSGETVRLAQGLQPGQPCPVCGSPDHPRPATQTRKEREELDRKTQAMEKQIRELNRKQKALEEAQKTADQAAGSCRTAEESRATAQQAFDADVEAYKATLAASPFPDQRSFLAAHKALSQKPLWQQQVQQYQDQRSSLAGELQLLDQQIAGRTLPELEPLEKRAGETRNTAQALVTRAGALQETLRREEETLKKLARLGKELEKLQEAYGPIGLLADTAKGNNSRKLTFSSFVLQAVLDDVLQTANLRLGKISQGRYSLYRSQDIVDARKEQGLGLEIMDAFTGQARAVTTLSGGEIFFTSLSLALGLSDVLESYAGGLHLDTILVDEGFGSLDPETLDSAVSALLELQQGGRLVGIISHVAELKERISAQLEIIPTNQGSTTRFRV is encoded by the coding sequence ATGCGGCCCCAGATCCTGACCATGACGGCTTTCGGTCCCTACGCCGGCGTGGAGACCATCGATTTCACCCAATTGGGAGACAAGCGGTTCTTCCTGATCACCGGTCCCACCGGCAGCGGCAAGACCACCATCCTGGACGCCATCACCTTTGCCCTGTACGGCACCCCCAGCGGAGACCTGCGAGACAACCGGTCCCTGCGCAGCGATTACGCCACCCCGGACCAGAAAACGGAAGTGAAATTCCGGTTCACCAACCAGGACCGGACTTTTGAAGTGACCCGGACCCCGGAGCAGGTGCTGAACAAACAGCGGGGAGAAGGCACCCGAACCGTTCCCGCCGGAGCCTCCCTGGTGGAACTGCTGCCCGCTGGAGAACGGAAAGTACTGGGTACCACCAACAACACGGTGACCCGTGCGGTGGAAAGCCTGCTGGGATTCCAGGCCCGGCAGTTCCGCCAATTGATGGTGCTGCCCCAGGGTGAATTCCGCCGGTTCCTGGTGGCGGATTCCAAGGAACGAAAGGGCATCCTGGAGACCCTGTTCAAGACCGGGCAGTACAGTGCCCTGGAAGACGCCCTGGATGCCCGGGCCAAAGCCCTGAAAAAGCAGTATGAGGACTGCCGCAGCCGGTACGACCTGCTGCTGGAAAGCGCCCAGGTGGAAAAAACGGAGGAACTGGAGCAGCGGCTGGAAAAGGAGAAAGCCGAAAACAAAACCCTGGCCGCCCAGGCCCAAAAGGCCCAGCAGGCCGCCAGCACGGCCCTGACCGCCCTGCAGCAGGCCCGGCAGCTGGCCCAGCTGTTCCAGGACCGGAAATCCTGCCAGAAACGCCAGGCCGCCATGGCCGCCCAGGAACCGGCCATGGTGGAATTGAAGAAAAAACTGGCTTGGCTGGAAGAGGCCCAGAAAATCCATTCCATCTACGACCGCACACGGAAAGCCAAAAACCAGCTGGATACCGCAGATGAAATCCTGAAAAAGGCCCGGGCCGAGGAAACCACTTCCCGGCAGACCCTGCAGCAGCTGCTGGCGGCCGCCACCCAGGATCACACCCAGGCCCTGCAGGAGCAGGTGGTCCGGGTCCGGGAACAGCTGGCCCGGATGACCGCCGTTTCCGGTGAAACGGTTCGCCTGGCCCAGGGACTGCAGCCGGGCCAGCCCTGTCCGGTGTGCGGCTCCCCGGATCATCCCCGGCCTGCCACCCAGACCCGGAAGGAACGGGAAGAACTGGACCGGAAGACCCAGGCCATGGAAAAACAGATCCGGGAACTGAACCGGAAGCAGAAAGCCCTGGAAGAGGCCCAGAAAACCGCGGACCAGGCCGCCGGTTCCTGTCGTACCGCCGAAGAGAGCCGAGCCACTGCCCAGCAGGCTTTCGACGCAGATGTGGAAGCATATAAAGCGACCCTGGCTGCCTCTCCCTTCCCGGATCAGCGTTCCTTCCTGGCCGCCCACAAGGCCCTTTCCCAAAAGCCCCTGTGGCAGCAGCAGGTGCAGCAGTACCAGGATCAGCGCAGCAGCCTGGCCGGTGAACTCCAGTTGCTGGACCAGCAGATTGCCGGACGGACGCTGCCCGAACTGGAGCCCCTGGAAAAAAGAGCCGGGGAAACCCGCAATACGGCCCAGGCACTGGTCACCCGGGCAGGAGCCCTGCAGGAAACCCTGCGCCGGGAAGAGGAAACCCTGAAAAAACTGGCCAGACTGGGCAAAGAACTGGAAAAGCTCCAGGAAGCCTACGGGCCCATCGGTCTTCTGGCGGATACAGCCAAAGGGAATAACAGCCGGAAGCTGACCTTTTCCTCCTTTGTCCTCCAGGCGGTGCTGGACGATGTGCTCCAGACCGCCAACCTGCGGCTGGGCAAAATCAGCCAGGGGCGCTACAGCCTGTACCGCAGCCAGGACATTGTGGATGCCCGGAAGGAACAGGGACTGGGACTGGAGATCATGGACGCCTTTACAGGACAGGCCCGTGCCGTGACCACCCTGTCCGGGGGCGAAATCTTCTTCACCTCCCTGTCCCTGGCCCTGGGGCTGTCCGATGTGCTGGAATCCTATGCCGGCGGGCTGCATCTGGATACCATCCTGGTGGATGAAGGGTTCGGATCCCTGGATCCGGAGACCCTGGACAGCGCCGTCAGCGCCCTGCTGGAACTGCAGCAGGGGGGCCGGCTGGTGGGCATCATCTCCCATGTGGCGGAACTGAAGGAACGGATCTCCGCCCAGCTGGAGATCATCCCCACCAACCAGGGAAGCACCACCCGGTTCCGGGTATGA
- the queC gene encoding 7-cyano-7-deazaguanine synthase QueC — protein MNKKALVLSSGGVDSTTCVSVAIEEFGKENVSTVSIFYGQKHRKELECARKVADYYGLPHYELDLSRIFQYSNCSLLSHSTDEIVHESYEQQIAENGEGKVSTYVPFRNGLMLSAVASLAMSIYENDDVSIFIGAHADDAAGNAYADCSEAFIQAMGQAISIGTYNQCHIVAPFAACNKAGVVKRGLELHTPYELTWSCYEGGDKPCGTCGTCIDRARAFAANGVKDPALED, from the coding sequence ATGAATAAGAAAGCCCTGGTCCTGTCCAGCGGCGGCGTGGATTCCACCACCTGCGTCTCCGTGGCCATCGAGGAATTCGGAAAAGAGAATGTATCCACCGTATCCATTTTCTATGGCCAGAAGCATCGAAAGGAACTGGAATGTGCCCGGAAAGTGGCTGATTACTATGGGTTGCCCCATTATGAATTGGACCTGTCCAGGATTTTCCAGTATTCCAACTGCTCTCTGCTGAGCCATTCCACGGACGAAATCGTCCATGAAAGTTATGAACAGCAGATTGCGGAAAACGGGGAAGGGAAGGTATCCACCTACGTGCCTTTCCGCAACGGGCTGATGCTGTCTGCCGTTGCCAGCCTGGCCATGAGCATCTACGAAAACGATGATGTATCCATCTTCATCGGGGCCCATGCAGACGATGCGGCGGGGAATGCCTATGCGGACTGCAGTGAAGCCTTCATCCAGGCCATGGGGCAGGCCATCTCCATCGGTACCTACAACCAGTGTCACATTGTGGCACCCTTTGCGGCCTGCAATAAGGCCGGGGTGGTGAAACGGGGACTGGAGCTCCATACCCCCTATGAACTGACCTGGAGCTGCTATGAAGGCGGGGACAAACCCTGCGGCACCTGCGGGACCTGCATCGATCGGGCCCGGGCGTTTGCTGCCAACGGGGTGAAAGACCCGGCACTGGAGGACTGA
- a CDS encoding 6-pyruvoyl trahydropterin synthase family protein, with protein MYTVTKRIEVSGAHCLQLPYKSKCTRLHGHNWIIDVTCRRQELDENGMVVDFTKIKEVVQQLDHAFINDVIKVNPTAENIAKWLHDQIPYCTRVSVQESEGNVAIYEE; from the coding sequence ATGTATACAGTAACGAAACGGATCGAAGTCAGCGGGGCCCACTGCCTGCAGCTGCCCTATAAAAGCAAATGCACCCGTCTGCACGGGCACAACTGGATCATCGATGTGACCTGCAGGCGACAGGAGCTGGATGAGAACGGCATGGTGGTGGATTTCACCAAAATCAAGGAAGTGGTCCAGCAGCTGGATCATGCCTTCATCAACGATGTGATCAAGGTAAACCCCACGGCGGAGAACATTGCCAAATGGCTCCACGACCAGATACCCTATTGCACCCGGGTTTCCGTCCAGGAATCAGAAGGGAATGTGGCCATCTATGAAGAGTGA
- a CDS encoding FkbM family methyltransferase, whose product MNWLDSILQQPYFWEHLSRASKPIVLYGMGNGADAILDRCAALDIPVAGVFASDEFVRGQQFRGYQVLTYKQARAQWGDFVLLIAFASERPEILRRFFHLAQQQETYAPHLPLFGDTTVVTPQWLRENRGVLERVHDHLADDTSRQVMEDILSYKLTGKLEYLSRVTCRQDDLTSLFTFGEEETYADLGAYNGDTLREFLELTGGHYDHLYAVEPDPKNFHKLQAYVEGEQLGRCTLVPEGIWAQPAALPFAARGGRMSSLEERGKKVVPVPVTSLDALVGDHNLTYVKMDVEGVEKEALAGGANVIGRCAPKLLLAGYHHDDDLWAIPLELWSLRPDYRIYLRRHPYVPCWEINFFVTL is encoded by the coding sequence ATGAACTGGCTTGATTCGATCTTACAACAGCCTTATTTCTGGGAGCATCTGTCCCGGGCATCCAAACCCATCGTCCTCTACGGCATGGGCAACGGGGCCGATGCCATCCTGGACCGGTGTGCCGCTCTGGACATTCCTGTAGCCGGGGTCTTTGCCAGCGATGAATTCGTCCGGGGCCAGCAGTTCCGGGGGTACCAGGTCCTGACCTACAAACAGGCCAGGGCCCAGTGGGGAGACTTCGTGCTGCTGATTGCCTTTGCCAGTGAGCGGCCTGAAATCCTGCGCCGGTTCTTCCATCTGGCGCAGCAGCAGGAAACCTATGCCCCCCATCTGCCCCTGTTCGGCGATACCACTGTGGTGACGCCCCAGTGGCTGCGGGAAAACCGGGGCGTCCTGGAGCGGGTCCATGACCATCTGGCCGATGACACCAGCCGGCAGGTGATGGAGGACATCCTTTCCTATAAACTTACAGGAAAACTGGAATATCTGTCCCGGGTCACCTGCCGGCAGGACGATCTCACCAGCCTGTTCACCTTCGGGGAAGAGGAAACCTATGCGGATCTGGGAGCCTACAATGGGGACACCCTGCGGGAATTCCTGGAGCTGACCGGCGGTCATTACGACCATTTGTATGCGGTGGAGCCGGACCCGAAGAACTTCCACAAGCTCCAGGCCTATGTGGAAGGGGAGCAGCTGGGCCGGTGCACCCTGGTCCCGGAAGGCATCTGGGCCCAGCCGGCGGCACTGCCCTTTGCAGCCAGGGGGGGACGGATGTCTTCTCTGGAGGAAAGGGGCAAAAAAGTGGTACCGGTACCGGTGACCAGCCTGGATGCCCTGGTGGGGGACCACAACCTGACCTACGTGAAGATGGATGTGGAAGGGGTGGAAAAAGAGGCCCTGGCAGGGGGCGCAAATGTCATTGGCCGCTGCGCTCCCAAGCTCCTCCTGGCAGGCTATCACCACGACGATGATCTGTGGGCGATCCCCCTGGAGCTGTGGTCCCTGCGGCCGGATTACCGGATCTACCTGCGCCGGCATCCCTATGTACCCTGCTGGGAGATTAATTTTTTCGTCACCTTGTAG
- a CDS encoding ABC transporter permease yields MIDLLLPTISQGLLWSLLALGVYITFRVLDIADLTVEGSFPLGASVAVTLLVKDVNPVTAILAAALAGGISGVVTGLLHTKLKIPALLAGILTMIALYSVNLRIMGKANISLLGKETAFTVLENALGVAYSQAVLLVGILSCVVFSALMYWFFGTEIGAAIRATGYNPQMIRAQGVDTNGMLLIGLFFSNALVAVAGSLVAQSNGFADVGMGVGTIVIGLASVIIGEVLFGTRSFKNSLISVILGSIVYRLVIAIVLQMGMPPNDLKLFTAVLVAIALSLPMVKGKFQSRKAGL; encoded by the coding sequence ATGATTGATCTATTGCTGCCAACCATTTCCCAGGGTCTGCTGTGGTCGTTGCTGGCCCTGGGCGTGTATATCACCTTCCGGGTACTGGATATCGCCGATCTGACTGTGGAAGGATCCTTTCCCCTGGGGGCCTCCGTGGCGGTGACCCTGCTGGTGAAAGATGTGAATCCGGTGACGGCCATCCTGGCCGCAGCCCTGGCCGGCGGGATTTCCGGCGTGGTTACCGGTCTGCTCCATACAAAGTTGAAGATCCCGGCTCTTCTGGCCGGGATCCTGACCATGATCGCCCTGTATTCGGTGAACCTGCGGATCATGGGCAAAGCCAACATTTCCCTGCTGGGGAAGGAAACCGCCTTTACAGTCCTGGAAAATGCGCTGGGCGTGGCCTATTCCCAGGCGGTGCTGCTGGTGGGCATCCTGTCCTGTGTGGTGTTTTCCGCATTGATGTACTGGTTCTTCGGCACGGAAATCGGAGCTGCGATCCGGGCCACCGGATACAATCCCCAGATGATCCGGGCCCAGGGTGTGGACACCAATGGAATGCTTCTCATCGGGCTGTTCTTCAGTAACGCCCTGGTGGCGGTAGCCGGGTCCCTGGTGGCCCAGAGCAACGGCTTTGCCGATGTGGGCATGGGGGTAGGGACCATCGTGATCGGCCTGGCCTCTGTGATCATCGGCGAAGTGCTGTTCGGTACCCGCAGCTTCAAGAATTCCCTGATCTCCGTGATCCTGGGTTCTATCGTATACCGTCTGGTGATCGCCATTGTCCTGCAGATGGGGATGCCGCCCAATGACTTGAAACTGTTCACGGCCGTACTGGTGGCCATCGCCCTGAGCCTGCCCATGGTGAAAGGGAAGTTCCAAAGCAGAAAGGCGGGTCTGTAA
- a CDS encoding exonuclease SbcCD subunit D, which yields MRFLHTSDWHLGRIFHGLHLLEDQRAALDQIITLARDYKVDALLVAGDIYDRAVPPTEAVNLLDETLRRLVVDLKLPVILIAGNHDNPDRLNFGRTLFATRQLYIVGPVAADTPPIVLEDATGPVYFAPLPYCEPLTATELSGKKKPTHEAALQWQVDRMLLQIPEGARKVALAHVFLTGARTTPDSERPLAAGGATTVSIHCFKDFNYTALGHLHACQNNSPIVRYSGSLLKYSFAEASQKKAVHIVDLSGDGSVSVETIPLTAPHELAVLKGSFQDLLENPRTEHISDYLQIVLTDPTPVLDAKHRLEQVYPQILQLGYERLQPRETEEQETARRKGLSTDDLFQAFFREVQGRDLTEAEKALFHQVVNDNDAEGRNA from the coding sequence GTGCGATTTTTACATACTTCTGACTGGCATCTGGGACGGATCTTCCATGGTCTCCATCTTCTGGAGGACCAGCGGGCTGCCCTGGATCAGATCATCACCCTGGCCCGGGACTACAAAGTGGATGCCCTGCTGGTGGCCGGGGATATCTACGATCGGGCCGTCCCCCCCACGGAAGCCGTGAACCTGCTGGACGAAACCCTGCGCCGGCTGGTGGTGGACCTGAAACTGCCGGTGATCCTCATTGCCGGCAACCACGACAACCCGGACCGGCTGAACTTCGGCCGCACCCTGTTTGCCACCCGGCAGCTGTACATTGTGGGTCCGGTGGCGGCGGACACCCCTCCCATTGTGCTGGAGGACGCAACCGGCCCTGTCTACTTCGCCCCCCTGCCCTACTGCGAACCCCTGACCGCCACGGAACTCAGCGGGAAAAAGAAGCCCACCCACGAAGCCGCCCTCCAGTGGCAGGTGGACCGGATGCTCCTGCAGATTCCGGAAGGGGCCCGCAAGGTGGCCCTGGCCCATGTGTTCCTGACCGGTGCCCGGACCACCCCGGACAGCGAACGGCCCCTGGCGGCCGGAGGAGCCACCACCGTCAGCATCCACTGCTTCAAAGATTTCAACTACACAGCCCTGGGCCATCTCCACGCCTGTCAGAACAACAGCCCCATCGTGCGCTACAGCGGTTCCCTGCTGAAATACTCTTTTGCGGAAGCCAGCCAGAAAAAGGCCGTCCATATTGTGGATCTCTCCGGTGACGGCAGCGTTTCCGTGGAAACCATCCCCCTTACGGCGCCCCACGAACTGGCCGTGCTGAAGGGCTCCTTCCAGGACCTGCTGGAAAATCCCCGCACTGAACATATTTCCGATTACCTGCAGATCGTCCTGACGGACCCCACCCCGGTACTGGATGCCAAACACCGGCTGGAGCAGGTCTATCCCCAAATCCTGCAGCTGGGCTATGAGCGGCTGCAGCCCCGGGAAACGGAGGAACAGGAAACCGCTCGGCGGAAGGGGCTTTCCACCGACGACCTGTTCCAGGCCTTTTTCCGGGAAGTACAGGGACGGGACCTGACGGAAGCCGAAAAAGCCCTGTTCCATCAGGTGGTCAATGACAATGACGCAGAAGGGAGGAATGCCTGA
- a CDS encoding transposase, which produces MSAPVLLHPKRRWTRLRPDVYAQNGRVFLTLCAKGKQPIFGYIENDLLHPTPIGIMVSRQLDAFQHRYEGLSIEQSVLMPNHLHMLLARSSEGIALGQFVNLFKGWSTRACGCSIWQRGYYDHLVRNEQDEMRIREYMTNNPQKWELDKEYYRESANESGPLGDLGPGAPYGSPLRK; this is translated from the coding sequence ATGTCAGCCCCTGTCCTTCTCCATCCCAAACGCCGCTGGACCCGGCTCCGTCCTGATGTCTATGCCCAAAATGGACGGGTCTTCCTGACCTTGTGTGCCAAAGGAAAACAACCGATTTTTGGGTACATTGAAAACGACCTGCTGCACCCCACTCCCATCGGAATCATGGTTTCCCGGCAGCTGGATGCATTCCAGCACCGATATGAAGGCCTTTCCATTGAACAATCTGTATTGATGCCCAATCACCTCCATATGCTGCTGGCCCGGTCATCGGAGGGGATTGCCCTGGGCCAATTCGTGAACCTCTTCAAAGGGTGGTCCACGCGCGCCTGTGGATGCTCCATTTGGCAAAGGGGATATTATGACCATTTGGTACGGAATGAGCAGGACGAAATGCGGATCCGGGAATATATGACGAACAATCCCCAGAAGTGGGAATTGGACAAGGAATATTACAGGGAATCAGCAAATGAATCAGGCCCTCTGGGCGACCTGGGTCCGGGCGCCCCTTATGGGTCGCCCCTACGCAAGTAG
- a CDS encoding ABC transporter substrate-binding protein yields MMMMKKSMKWLATLALAAMVVGAAGCGSSTQTGSKDKKSYKVGVLQLVQHPALDAANKGFIDGLKSKGFEEGKNVTFDQQNAQGDQSNLQTIAQRFVSNKDDLVCAIATPAAQTMANASKEIPIVGTAITDYKVAKLVKDNSKPGTNVTGTTDMNPVEAQIDLLVKIMPKAKTVGFIYNSSEVNSQLQIDLAKKAAAARGLATVEATVSSVNDIQQAAQSLMGKVDALYIPTDNVMASAMPNLIKITDEAKIPVFCGEAGMLKSGGVATLGIDYYKLGFQTGEMAADILSGKAKPQDMAIQSQKTFTVSLNEEAIKKLGLTIPDDIRKEAKGAK; encoded by the coding sequence ATGATGATGATGAAAAAAAGTATGAAATGGCTGGCCACCCTGGCCCTGGCCGCCATGGTGGTGGGAGCTGCCGGCTGCGGCAGCAGTACCCAGACCGGGTCCAAGGACAAGAAGTCCTATAAGGTGGGTGTGCTCCAGCTGGTCCAGCATCCGGCCCTGGATGCCGCCAACAAGGGATTCATCGATGGCTTGAAATCCAAGGGGTTCGAAGAGGGGAAGAATGTGACCTTTGACCAGCAGAATGCCCAGGGGGATCAATCCAACCTGCAGACCATCGCCCAGCGGTTCGTCAGCAACAAGGATGATCTGGTCTGCGCCATTGCCACGCCGGCTGCCCAGACCATGGCCAACGCCAGCAAAGAGATTCCCATCGTAGGCACGGCCATTACCGATTACAAGGTGGCCAAACTGGTGAAGGACAACAGCAAACCGGGGACCAACGTGACCGGGACCACGGATATGAATCCGGTGGAAGCCCAGATCGACCTGCTGGTGAAGATCATGCCCAAGGCCAAAACCGTAGGCTTCATCTATAATTCCAGTGAAGTGAACTCCCAGCTGCAGATCGACCTGGCCAAGAAGGCCGCTGCCGCCCGGGGACTGGCCACGGTGGAAGCCACCGTCTCCAGCGTCAATGACATCCAGCAGGCCGCCCAGAGCCTGATGGGCAAAGTGGATGCCCTGTACATCCCTACGGATAACGTCATGGCCTCCGCCATGCCCAACCTGATCAAGATCACCGACGAAGCCAAGATCCCTGTGTTCTGCGGGGAAGCCGGTATGCTGAAATCCGGCGGCGTGGCAACCTTGGGTATCGACTACTACAAACTGGGCTTCCAGACCGGGGAAATGGCGGCAGATATCCTGTCTGGCAAAGCCAAACCCCAGGATATGGCCATCCAGTCCCAGAAGACCTTTACGGTTTCCCTGAACGAAGAAGCCATCAAGAAACTGGGGCTGACCATTCCGGATGACATCCGGAAGGAAGCCAAAGGAGCCAAATAA
- the queF gene encoding preQ(1) synthase, which yields MRTKEELRGVTELGSGHTEYRNTYAPEVLECFPNKHEEADYMVKLNCPEFTSLCPKTGQPDFGRIVISYIPDHKLVESKSLKLYLFSFRNNGDFHEDCVNIIKNDLVELLQPKYLEVAGYFNPRGGISILPFAVYYQPDYKDMAQRRMEAFVHE from the coding sequence ATGAGAACCAAAGAAGAATTGCGCGGTGTCACAGAACTGGGCAGCGGCCATACGGAATACCGGAATACCTATGCCCCGGAAGTGCTGGAGTGCTTCCCCAACAAACATGAAGAAGCGGACTATATGGTGAAACTGAACTGTCCGGAATTTACCAGCCTGTGTCCCAAGACGGGCCAGCCGGATTTCGGCCGGATCGTGATCAGCTACATCCCGGACCACAAACTGGTGGAAAGCAAATCCCTGAAACTGTACCTGTTTTCTTTCCGGAACAACGGGGATTTCCACGAAGACTGCGTGAACATCATCAAAAACGACCTGGTGGAACTGCTCCAGCCCAAGTACCTGGAAGTGGCCGGATATTTCAATCCCCGGGGCGGCATCAGCATCCTTCCCTTTGCCGTGTATTACCAGCCGGACTACAAAGACATGGCCCAGCGGAGAATGGAGGCGTTCGTCCATGAATAA
- a CDS encoding M48 family metallopeptidase, translating to MLKIIFTLLLCLFSLLPLPKAEAAMISQKQEIEMGREVAKQLENQYGLVQDDDVQARVDRIGRKLLEHGTRPGLDYTFKVLNTPDVNALACPGGFIYVYKGLLDYMTSDDEVAAVLGHEIGHIEKRHTVHQMEKQMALSLLTLLAGVASGDPGAGFALSTVTSQALMAGYSRADEGQADQEGFRLSILAGYNPYASYVTMSKLEDMSKDLGDAAGGLFASHPDPGLRMVRALKWTEPFHIPETVTVAKDGAATVRLGTWSFTFTETAGYDKPEYRARMLAGGLYLAQKRGNLDESHFMTVDGDNWTDIYYEDIHLLRVYPQDHQEGDTTGSLALKIAGKLQEWAKIAKTIPVIQVDPAAAIQQAIREKGKKAA from the coding sequence ATGTTGAAAATCATATTTACCCTCTTACTCTGCCTGTTTTCTCTGCTGCCCCTACCCAAAGCGGAAGCAGCCATGATCAGCCAGAAACAGGAAATCGAAATGGGCCGGGAAGTGGCCAAACAGCTGGAAAACCAGTATGGACTGGTCCAGGATGACGATGTCCAGGCCCGGGTGGACCGGATCGGCCGAAAGCTGCTGGAACACGGCACCCGTCCCGGACTGGACTATACCTTCAAGGTATTGAACACCCCGGATGTGAATGCCCTGGCCTGTCCCGGGGGTTTCATCTACGTGTACAAAGGGCTTCTGGACTACATGACCAGTGACGATGAAGTGGCGGCGGTGCTGGGCCATGAAATCGGACACATCGAAAAGCGCCATACGGTACACCAGATGGAAAAACAGATGGCCCTGTCCCTGCTTACCCTGCTGGCCGGGGTGGCTTCCGGGGATCCGGGAGCCGGTTTTGCCCTGTCCACGGTCACCAGCCAGGCCCTGATGGCCGGCTACAGCCGGGCGGACGAAGGTCAGGCCGATCAGGAGGGCTTCCGCCTGTCCATCCTTGCCGGGTACAATCCCTATGCCTCCTATGTGACCATGTCCAAACTGGAAGATATGAGCAAGGATTTGGGGGACGCGGCCGGCGGCCTGTTCGCCTCCCACCCGGATCCGGGCCTGCGGATGGTCCGGGCCCTGAAATGGACGGAACCCTTCCATATCCCGGAAACGGTTACCGTGGCCAAGGACGGAGCGGCCACGGTACGGCTGGGCACATGGTCCTTTACGTTCACGGAAACTGCAGGGTATGACAAACCGGAATACCGGGCCCGGATGCTGGCCGGGGGCCTGTACCTGGCCCAGAAGCGGGGGAACCTGGATGAATCCCATTTCATGACCGTGGACGGAGACAATTGGACCGATATTTATTATGAAGACATCCACCTGCTCCGGGTCTATCCCCAGGATCACCAGGAAGGGGATACCACTGGCAGTCTGGCCCTGAAAATCGCCGGAAAACTCCAGGAGTGGGCAAAAATCGCGAAAACCATACCTGTGATCCAGGTGGATCCGGCGGCTGCCATCCAGCAGGCCATCAGAGAGAAAGGAAAGAAAGCAGCATGA
- the queE gene encoding putative 7-carboxy-7-deazaguanine synthase QueE, with the protein MWPSMKSEEFPIVEIFDSVEGEGKRTGYMAVFVRFAGCNLRCSYCDTGYALKREDAVETLDRSRLLERIHRYPWKRITLTGGEPMLQPLEGLCRDLSAEGYEINIETNGAVPLLKDRPRNLFYTMDVKSPSSGMRGRMRMENLTRLTEDDVVKFVVGSREDLLDMAQVLQEYPIRGQIYVSPVYGAIQPKELVEFVREHQLARVCTQVQLHKVIWDPNERGV; encoded by the coding sequence ATGTGGCCATCTATGAAGAGTGAGGAATTTCCCATTGTTGAAATCTTTGATTCCGTGGAAGGGGAAGGGAAGCGGACCGGTTATATGGCCGTGTTCGTCCGGTTCGCCGGCTGCAACCTCCGTTGCAGCTATTGCGATACCGGGTACGCTCTGAAGCGGGAGGATGCAGTGGAGACCCTGGACCGGTCCCGGCTGCTGGAACGGATCCACCGGTATCCCTGGAAAAGAATCACCCTGACCGGGGGAGAACCCATGCTGCAGCCCCTGGAAGGGCTGTGCCGGGACCTGAGCGCCGAAGGGTATGAAATCAACATCGAGACCAATGGGGCTGTACCTCTGCTGAAGGACCGACCCCGGAACCTGTTCTACACCATGGATGTGAAGTCTCCGTCTTCAGGGATGCGGGGCCGGATGCGCATGGAGAACCTGACCCGGCTTACGGAGGACGATGTGGTGAAGTTCGTGGTGGGCAGCCGGGAGGACCTGCTGGATATGGCACAGGTGCTGCAGGAGTATCCCATCCGGGGACAGATTTACGTCTCCCCGGTCTATGGGGCCATCCAGCCGAAAGAACTGGTGGAGTTCGTAAGAGAGCATCAGCTGGCCCGGGTCTGTACCCAGGTGCAGCTGCACAAGGTGATTTGGGACCCCAACGAGCGAGGGGTGTGA
- a CDS encoding C-GCAxxG-C-C family protein yields the protein MNETSKRAEKAVELKHSTGVHTNCAQAVLLAYQDELGKSTEELRALGSAFGGGMGGMDATCGALTGAAVVLGLLDKSGREPKLVINEILQEFREKAGATLCKDLKGVKTGKMLCSCDDCVRLAVLGLEKHLG from the coding sequence ATGAACGAAACATCCAAACGGGCGGAAAAGGCCGTGGAACTGAAACATTCCACCGGTGTGCATACCAACTGTGCCCAGGCAGTACTCCTGGCTTACCAGGACGAACTGGGAAAATCCACCGAAGAGCTCCGGGCTCTGGGGTCCGCCTTCGGAGGCGGCATGGGCGGCATGGACGCCACCTGCGGGGCACTGACGGGAGCGGCAGTGGTGTTGGGACTCCTGGACAAAAGCGGCCGGGAACCCAAACTGGTGATAAATGAGATCCTGCAGGAATTCAGGGAAAAGGCCGGTGCCACCCTGTGTAAGGACCTGAAAGGCGTGAAGACCGGAAAGATGCTCTGTTCCTGCGACGACTGCGTACGGCTGGCGGTCCTGGGACTGGAAAAACACCTGGGCTGA